A DNA window from Parabacteroides johnsonii DSM 18315 contains the following coding sequences:
- a CDS encoding S41 family peptidase, translated as MKSLFILTSALLFTTNVLAENDPLWMRYPAISPNGETIAFTYKGDIYTVPANGGKATQLTTHPAHDTRPVWSPDGSKIVFASDRNGNFDIFVMDKEGGSPKQLTTHSANEYPETFSDAKHILYSAAIQQDTKDSQFPSGQFPQIYRISLDGGRPELYSSLAMESLALNKKGDKLLYQDKKGYEDPWRKHHQSSITRDIWLCTLGPERSFQKITSFKGEDRNPVWAADGSSFYYLSEEKGSFNIFKNDLTGKSSRQITNHTTHPVRFLTSDSNGNLCYGYDGEIYTVKEGAQPKKVDVRIISDKVENDLIHQLKTSGATDIAISPNGKEVAFIVRGDVYVTSVDYETTKQITNTPQQERDLDFSPDGRSLVYSAERGETWGVYQSSLVRKDDKYFTYAQELKEEPLVVTSQTSFQPMYSPDGKEVAFLENRTTLRVINLKSKQVRTVLDGKYNYSYADGDQHYQWSPDSKWFLAKYIAVGGWNNTDIVLVKADGSGEMTNLTESGYSDNNAKWVLDGKAMIWSSDRAGYRSHGSWGAQGDVYIMFFDGEAYDKFRLSKEEQALLDEEKQDQKSDTDKGKDKDAKKDKDKDKDKNKDKKEEPTVEPLKFDLANRKDRIMRLTVNSSFLGDAVLTPKGDKLYYCAAFESGYDLWEHDFKENTTKLLIKGVGGGSMFADKKGENIFLISGGQLKKIEVKNSKTAPIAFKAEFSYRPAKEREYIFHHTWRQVLDKFYDPEIHGIDWAGYEKAYEKYLPHINNNYDFVEMLSEMLGELNGSHTGARYYSASSTPATASLGAFYDNGYTGDGLKVEEIIAKGPLTKADSKIKPGCIIEKIDGTSIKSGEDYYPLLNGKAGKKVLLSVYNPTTKERFEEQVKPITYGVQSNLLYKRWVEQKRQMVEKLSNGRIGYVHIKGMNSESFREIYSDMLGRYREKEAIIVDTRHNGGGWLHEDLAILLSGELFAKFMPRGQFIGNDPFNRWLKPSCVLMCEDNYSNAHGFPWTYKTLKLGKLIGAPVPGTMTAVWWESQIDPSIVFGIPQVGMKDMQGRYLENLQLEPDIEVYNSPESQLKGEDHQLEEAVKEMLKEVNKK; from the coding sequence ATGAAATCATTATTTATTCTGACCTCAGCACTACTATTTACGACAAACGTGCTGGCCGAAAATGATCCGCTATGGATGCGCTATCCGGCAATTTCTCCAAACGGTGAAACGATTGCCTTTACTTACAAAGGCGATATCTACACTGTTCCGGCAAACGGTGGCAAAGCTACCCAGTTAACAACCCACCCGGCTCACGATACGCGCCCGGTCTGGTCACCTGACGGCAGCAAGATCGTATTCGCTTCTGACCGGAACGGAAATTTCGACATCTTCGTGATGGACAAGGAAGGAGGCAGCCCAAAGCAGTTGACCACCCACTCCGCAAACGAATATCCGGAAACGTTCAGCGATGCGAAACATATCCTCTACTCGGCAGCCATCCAACAGGATACAAAAGACAGCCAGTTCCCGTCCGGACAATTTCCTCAAATCTACCGGATCAGCTTGGACGGCGGGCGCCCTGAGCTCTATTCCTCCCTGGCGATGGAGAGCCTGGCGTTGAACAAGAAGGGCGACAAACTCTTATACCAGGACAAGAAAGGATACGAAGACCCCTGGCGCAAACACCACCAGTCATCTATCACGCGCGACATCTGGTTGTGCACGCTCGGTCCGGAACGTTCCTTCCAAAAGATCACTTCCTTTAAGGGAGAAGACCGCAATCCGGTATGGGCGGCAGACGGTTCTTCCTTCTACTACCTAAGCGAAGAAAAAGGAAGCTTTAATATATTCAAGAACGACCTGACCGGCAAAAGTAGCCGGCAGATAACCAACCATACCACGCATCCCGTCCGTTTCCTGACTTCCGACAGTAACGGTAACCTCTGTTATGGGTATGACGGTGAAATCTATACGGTCAAAGAGGGCGCACAACCAAAGAAAGTGGATGTCCGGATCATTTCGGACAAGGTGGAGAACGACCTGATCCACCAACTCAAGACAAGTGGGGCCACCGATATCGCAATTTCTCCTAATGGAAAGGAAGTTGCCTTTATCGTGCGTGGCGATGTATATGTGACTTCGGTCGACTATGAAACAACCAAACAGATCACCAACACCCCGCAGCAAGAACGCGATCTCGATTTCAGCCCAGACGGACGCTCATTGGTTTACTCGGCCGAACGGGGTGAAACCTGGGGAGTTTATCAGAGCAGCCTGGTGCGCAAGGACGACAAATACTTCACCTATGCACAGGAATTGAAGGAAGAGCCGTTGGTGGTAACTTCTCAGACCTCTTTCCAGCCGATGTATTCTCCCGACGGAAAGGAAGTAGCTTTCTTGGAAAACCGTACGACTTTACGCGTGATTAACTTAAAAAGCAAACAGGTACGTACTGTCCTGGATGGCAAATACAACTATTCGTATGCCGATGGTGACCAACATTACCAATGGTCACCCGACAGCAAATGGTTCCTTGCCAAATACATCGCAGTTGGCGGATGGAACAATACGGACATCGTTTTAGTGAAAGCAGACGGCAGCGGCGAAATGACCAACCTGACCGAAAGCGGCTATTCCGACAACAACGCTAAATGGGTGCTGGATGGGAAAGCGATGATCTGGTCATCCGACCGGGCCGGTTACCGCAGTCATGGCAGCTGGGGAGCACAAGGCGACGTCTACATCATGTTCTTCGACGGTGAGGCATATGATAAGTTCCGTCTTTCCAAAGAAGAACAAGCACTACTGGACGAAGAAAAACAAGATCAAAAGAGCGATACAGATAAAGGCAAGGATAAAGACGCTAAAAAAGATAAAGACAAAGACAAGGACAAGAATAAAGACAAAAAGGAAGAGCCAACTGTCGAACCGCTCAAATTCGACTTGGCAAACCGCAAAGACCGTATCATGCGACTGACTGTCAACTCCTCTTTCTTAGGTGATGCCGTCTTGACTCCTAAAGGCGACAAGCTCTATTATTGTGCAGCTTTCGAAAGCGGTTATGATTTATGGGAACACGATTTCAAAGAAAACACAACCAAACTGCTGATCAAAGGTGTCGGCGGTGGCAGTATGTTCGCAGACAAAAAAGGTGAAAATATTTTCCTCATTTCAGGAGGTCAGCTGAAAAAGATCGAGGTCAAAAACAGCAAAACGGCTCCGATCGCATTCAAAGCCGAATTTTCATACCGTCCGGCAAAGGAACGCGAATATATCTTCCATCACACCTGGCGTCAGGTATTAGACAAATTCTACGATCCGGAAATACACGGTATCGACTGGGCTGGATATGAAAAAGCATACGAAAAGTACCTTCCTCATATCAACAATAATTACGATTTCGTAGAAATGCTTTCCGAAATGCTGGGCGAACTGAACGGTTCGCATACCGGAGCCCGTTACTACTCCGCTTCCTCTACTCCGGCCACAGCCAGCCTGGGCGCATTTTATGACAACGGATACACAGGCGACGGCTTAAAGGTTGAAGAGATCATCGCCAAAGGCCCACTGACAAAAGCCGACAGCAAGATCAAACCGGGCTGTATCATCGAAAAGATAGATGGAACAAGCATCAAAAGCGGCGAAGATTATTATCCGCTATTAAATGGCAAGGCAGGCAAGAAGGTATTGCTGTCCGTTTACAACCCGACAACTAAAGAGCGTTTCGAAGAACAAGTGAAACCAATCACTTACGGTGTACAGTCTAATTTACTTTACAAACGTTGGGTGGAACAAAAGCGTCAGATGGTCGAGAAATTGTCAAACGGAAGAATCGGATATGTACATATCAAGGGGATGAACAGCGAAAGTTTCCGCGAAATCTATTCCGATATGTTAGGCCGCTACCGTGAGAAAGAGGCGATCATCGTCGACACGCGCCATAATGGCGGTGGCTGGTTGCACGAGGACCTGGCAATCCTGTTGAGCGGAGAACTGTTTGCCAAATTTATGCCGCGTGGACAATTCATCGGCAATGATCCTTTCAACAGATGGTTGAAACCGTCATGCGTGCTGATGTGTGAAGATAATTATTCAAATGCACACGGTTTTCCTTGGACATACAAGACTCTGAAACTTGGCAAACTGATCGGTGCTCCTGTACCAGGCACGATGACTGCCGTATGGTGGGAATCGCAGATTGATCCGTCGATCGTCTTCGGAATCCCACAGGTCGGCATGAAGGATATGCAAGGACGTTACCTTGAGAATCTGCAACTCGAACCTGACATTGAGGTCTACAACTCCCCCGAATCACAGCTAAAAGGTGAAGACCACCAGCTAGAAGAGGCAGTAAAAGAGATGCTGAAAGAGGTTAATAAGAAATAA
- a CDS encoding RNA polymerase sigma factor, protein MHETAIHSNTIEKLKRGSYEAFDTLYNMYADSLYGFALLHTKSVVQAEDIVQETFLKLWNMRASLSVEGSFKSMLFTIAKNHVIDVFRRQINRPDFEDYIRFCEDENLLDNATVEKIYYDDFIDKLALAKQKLTPAQRNIFEMSREEGMSNAEIAALSDISEQTVKNHLSAALKSLREELRKYNYLFVLFI, encoded by the coding sequence ATGCACGAAACAGCGATACATAGCAATACTATAGAAAAACTTAAACGTGGTTCTTATGAAGCATTCGATACATTATATAATATGTATGCGGACTCTTTGTACGGTTTCGCCTTACTGCATACGAAATCTGTTGTCCAGGCGGAAGATATCGTGCAGGAGACGTTTCTCAAGCTTTGGAACATGCGTGCCTCCTTGTCTGTTGAAGGTTCTTTCAAATCCATGTTGTTCACGATAGCCAAGAACCATGTGATCGATGTTTTTCGCCGACAGATTAACCGTCCAGATTTTGAAGATTACATTCGCTTTTGTGAAGATGAGAACTTACTAGATAATGCTACAGTAGAAAAAATATATTATGATGACTTTATCGACAAGTTAGCGCTTGCCAAGCAAAAACTGACTCCCGCGCAGCGAAACATCTTTGAAATGAGCCGTGAAGAAGGAATGAGCAATGCCGAAATAGCTGCCCTTTCGGATATCTCCGAGCAAACGGTAAAAAACCATTTGTCTGCCGCATTAAAATCTCTGCGCGAGGAGCTCCGGAAATATAATTACTTGTTTGTCCTTTTTATATAG
- a CDS encoding FecR family protein: MTDLFNKLYSQFLSGKTNQKDFEDFKESLNHLSDQELSERMESFWNENTIYPPMEAVRKREIHRNLRLQINPPKTSIRWSHIVAAVAVIAVLSVTAWNFSLLHELQKENTSFLAEVPAGDKVQLTLPDKSSVKLNSESSLSYAYVDGKRVARLKGEGYFQISKDKKHPFVVQVGNLNIEVLGTCFNVYSYEDNDFVETSLIEGSVRLYDSKSPSESFILKPSQKAIYSKNSGKISCHNTDNIKETAWTQNHLVFESEKLGSVFQKIERWYGVHIDLLCPEIANDQISGSFKDEQLPYVMEALKFQYGFNYEITGNNVTINKSNQLKIR; this comes from the coding sequence ATGACCGATTTATTTAATAAATTATATTCTCAATTCTTAAGCGGAAAGACCAATCAGAAAGATTTCGAGGACTTCAAGGAGTCCTTGAATCATCTTTCGGATCAGGAACTATCCGAAAGAATGGAATCATTTTGGAATGAGAATACTATTTATCCGCCTATGGAAGCCGTCCGTAAGCGGGAAATTCATCGGAACCTTCGTTTACAGATAAATCCTCCTAAAACATCCATTCGCTGGTCACATATCGTGGCGGCGGTAGCTGTGATTGCAGTCTTGTCCGTTACGGCGTGGAATTTTTCTCTTCTGCACGAACTGCAAAAAGAGAATACTTCTTTCTTGGCGGAAGTCCCGGCTGGAGATAAAGTGCAGTTGACATTGCCAGACAAGAGCTCTGTCAAATTGAATTCGGAGAGTTCTTTGTCTTATGCCTATGTCGATGGCAAGCGTGTCGCCCGCTTGAAGGGCGAAGGCTACTTCCAGATTTCCAAAGATAAGAAACATCCGTTTGTCGTGCAGGTCGGCAATTTGAATATCGAAGTGTTGGGAACTTGCTTCAATGTCTATTCGTATGAGGATAATGACTTTGTAGAGACTTCTTTGATTGAAGGTTCCGTGCGCCTCTATGATTCTAAATCTCCTTCTGAAAGTTTTATCCTGAAGCCGTCGCAGAAAGCGATCTATTCGAAAAATAGTGGAAAAATCAGTTGCCACAATACAGACAATATAAAAGAAACAGCTTGGACGCAAAATCATCTGGTGTTCGAATCGGAGAAGTTGGGTTCGGTGTTCCAAAAGATCGAAAGATGGTATGGAGTGCATATTGACCTGCTATGCCCGGAGATTGCGAACGACCAGATTTCCGGCTCTTTCAAGGATGAGCAACTCCCGTATGTCATGGAAGCTTTGAAATTCCAGTACGGATTTAATTATGAGATCACAGGAAACAATGTTACGATCAATAAGTCTAATCAATTAAAAATAAGATAA
- a CDS encoding TonB-dependent receptor — MKKVFRSAALLLLCTTVYAQDITQTMSMNLQNVTLKEFFKNLEAQTSFSVVYRDVILSEDADVVVSASNRQLKDILSQVLEKYGLSYKVSNKTIVIVKAEAQAPVKNQKAKKITGVITDETGFPVAGANIVVKGTTNGTVSDMDGNFSLEAAPGEMLEISYIGFLPMEVKVDNKNKFDILMKEDAQGLDEVVVVGYGTVKKRDLTGSVASVNASKIAAVPTSTASEALQGRIPGVVVSNSNWSPGSTPSVMIRGKRSITASNDPLYVIDGVPVTGGIGEISPSDIESMEVLKDASATAIYGARGANGVILITTKQGKSGKTQIDYNGYVGAQTILNQLDFWDGPEYAEYTREAYRNTSNSAIRYNSDVASRDQDLVCPGFTRDPSIMESVMMGWGEDGVYNPSRVRTTRYMDHVTRTGMVTDHQLSIRGGGERTNFLASATYNKNNGIFKDEDYERYSIRLNLNHEINKYVKIGAQTQYSHAIQQRGAGLAGGWRLSPLAQLWDENGEIIPLPGSYNVYNTMMDLVPGAVDRPLKTTRYLGSYSLDIKLPVDGLKFRSNLGIDARTVQDYEFRSAETSNRGMGTSYARNAVDKYTMFTLENMLFYDKTFNDKHTLGVTLLQSIQEDKKESVNVAMENLPADNLKYYDLGSGLVTNTIGSSMIKWNMASFMGRINYNYLGRYLLTVSARYDGSSRLADGHKWVLFPSAALAWRINEESFMANTSGWLDNLKLRLGFGKTGNSAVDPYQTKGTLSLIRYPFDNGGTPTIGYAPNAMANSLLTWETTDQWNLGIDFGVLRGRINGTIDLYMQNTHDLLLKRQLPVVSGFPDVLSNVGKTRNKGIEVSINSMNINTKDFQWTTDLMLSSNKEEIVELYNGKNDDIGSKWFIGQPVNVHYDYHKVGIWQNTEADLAEMAKFAANGTDFAPGDIKIEDVNNDYKITDADKQILGNPRPKLIASMVNTFNYKGFDLSVFLYASFGAMLYNDIYAVEHCGRNGGVKVDYWTPNNPTNAYPRPSIDEERPIYITSTYYEKADFLRVKTMTMGYTLPKSLTQKFMVEKLRVYFTAQNPFIFTNYTGIDPEAAKVNAAGNPETNGSGFGTPSISSWIFGINLTL, encoded by the coding sequence ATGAAGAAAGTATTTCGGAGTGCAGCACTCCTGTTATTGTGTACGACTGTGTACGCACAAGACATTACGCAAACGATGTCGATGAATTTGCAAAATGTCACATTGAAAGAGTTTTTTAAGAATTTGGAGGCTCAGACTTCCTTCTCGGTTGTCTATCGGGATGTGATCCTAAGCGAAGATGCCGACGTTGTCGTTTCGGCTTCCAACCGCCAATTGAAAGACATCCTGTCTCAAGTACTGGAAAAATACGGCCTTTCTTACAAGGTGAGCAACAAGACGATCGTCATCGTCAAAGCCGAAGCGCAGGCTCCCGTGAAGAATCAGAAAGCCAAGAAGATCACCGGTGTCATTACCGATGAGACCGGTTTCCCCGTAGCCGGAGCGAACATCGTTGTTAAGGGAACGACCAACGGTACCGTCTCGGACATGGATGGTAACTTCTCTTTGGAGGCTGCTCCGGGGGAAATGTTGGAAATCTCCTATATCGGTTTCTTGCCAATGGAGGTAAAGGTCGATAACAAAAATAAGTTCGACATCCTGATGAAAGAGGATGCTCAAGGCCTGGACGAGGTTGTTGTGGTCGGTTATGGTACGGTGAAGAAAAGAGACTTGACAGGTTCTGTCGCTTCCGTAAATGCTTCCAAGATCGCAGCTGTCCCGACCTCCACCGCGTCGGAAGCGTTGCAAGGACGTATTCCGGGTGTGGTCGTTTCTAACTCCAACTGGTCACCGGGTTCGACTCCGAGCGTGATGATCCGTGGTAAACGTTCGATCACGGCAAGCAATGATCCGCTGTATGTGATCGACGGTGTTCCCGTTACCGGTGGTATCGGCGAAATCAGCCCGTCGGATATCGAGTCTATGGAAGTGCTGAAAGACGCGTCGGCAACGGCTATTTATGGTGCACGTGGTGCGAACGGTGTTATTTTGATCACGACCAAGCAAGGTAAATCAGGCAAGACGCAGATCGATTATAACGGATATGTCGGAGCACAGACAATCCTGAACCAACTTGATTTCTGGGATGGTCCGGAATATGCCGAATATACGCGCGAGGCATATCGCAATACGAGCAATAGTGCGATCCGCTACAATTCAGATGTGGCTTCAAGAGACCAGGATTTGGTTTGCCCGGGATTTACGCGCGACCCGTCGATCATGGAATCGGTCATGATGGGTTGGGGGGAAGATGGTGTGTACAACCCGTCCCGTGTGCGTACGACCCGCTACATGGATCATGTGACTCGTACAGGTATGGTGACCGACCATCAATTGAGTATCCGCGGCGGTGGTGAACGGACGAACTTCCTGGCTTCTGCCACTTACAATAAGAATAACGGTATTTTCAAGGATGAGGATTATGAACGTTATTCGATCCGTTTGAACCTGAACCATGAAATCAACAAATATGTGAAGATCGGGGCGCAGACGCAATATTCGCATGCCATTCAGCAGCGCGGAGCCGGACTTGCCGGTGGCTGGCGCTTAAGCCCGTTGGCACAGTTGTGGGATGAAAACGGTGAGATTATTCCGTTACCGGGTTCTTATAATGTATATAATACGATGATGGACCTTGTTCCGGGTGCTGTAGACCGTCCGTTGAAGACTACCCGCTATTTAGGCAGTTACTCTCTGGACATCAAACTGCCGGTCGACGGTTTGAAGTTCCGTTCGAACTTGGGTATTGATGCCCGCACCGTACAGGACTATGAGTTTCGTTCCGCCGAAACCAGTAATCGGGGTATGGGGACTTCATATGCAAGGAACGCTGTGGACAAATACACGATGTTTACATTGGAAAATATGCTTTTCTACGATAAGACGTTTAATGACAAGCACACATTGGGTGTGACTTTGTTGCAGTCCATCCAGGAAGACAAAAAGGAGAGTGTGAATGTTGCAATGGAGAACCTGCCGGCTGATAACCTGAAATATTATGATTTGGGATCAGGATTGGTGACTAACACGATCGGCAGTTCGATGATCAAGTGGAATATGGCTTCTTTCATGGGACGTATCAATTATAACTATTTGGGACGTTACCTGTTGACGGTTTCCGCTCGTTATGACGGTTCTTCCCGTCTGGCCGACGGACACAAGTGGGTGCTTTTCCCTTCTGCCGCATTGGCATGGCGTATCAATGAAGAATCTTTCATGGCGAATACTTCCGGATGGTTGGATAACCTGAAACTGAGACTTGGTTTTGGTAAGACCGGTAACTCGGCCGTAGATCCTTACCAGACGAAAGGTACATTGTCGTTGATCCGTTATCCGTTTGATAATGGTGGAACTCCGACGATCGGATATGCTCCGAATGCGATGGCCAATAGTCTGTTGACGTGGGAAACGACGGATCAGTGGAACTTGGGTATCGATTTTGGTGTGTTGAGAGGACGTATCAACGGTACGATCGACTTGTATATGCAGAACACACATGATCTGTTGCTGAAACGCCAGTTGCCGGTTGTTTCCGGCTTCCCCGATGTGTTGTCGAATGTGGGTAAGACACGTAATAAAGGTATAGAAGTCTCTATTAACTCTATGAACATCAATACGAAAGACTTCCAGTGGACAACTGATTTGATGTTGTCTTCCAACAAGGAGGAAATCGTTGAACTGTATAATGGCAAGAACGACGATATCGGTAGCAAATGGTTTATCGGTCAGCCGGTGAATGTTCACTATGACTACCACAAGGTGGGTATCTGGCAGAACACGGAGGCAGATCTTGCCGAGATGGCGAAATTCGCTGCCAACGGAACGGATTTTGCTCCGGGTGATATCAAGATTGAGGATGTGAACAATGACTATAAGATTACGGATGCTGATAAGCAGATTCTGGGTAACCCGCGTCCGAAGCTGATTGCCAGTATGGTGAATACCTTCAACTATAAAGGGTTCGACTTGTCGGTCTTTTTATATGCGAGCTTTGGCGCTATGCTGTATAACGATATTTATGCGGTGGAACATTGCGGACGTAATGGTGGTGTGAAAGTGGACTACTGGACACCAAACAACCCGACGAACGCTTATCCTCGTCCGAGTATCGACGAAGAGCGTCCGATCTACATCACATCCACTTATTATGAAAAGGCGGATTTCCTCCGTGTGAAGACAATGACGATGGGATATACGTTGCCGAAGAGCCTGACTCAGAAGTTTATGGTTGAGAAACTGCGCGTTTACTTCACGGCACAGAATCCGTTCATCTTTACCAACTATACAGGTATCGACCCGGAAGCGGCCAAAGTCAATGCGGCAGGTAATCCTGAAACAAATGGTAGTGGTTTCGGTACTCCGAGTATCAGCTCTTGGATTTTTGGTATAAACTTGACTTTGTAA
- a CDS encoding RagB/SusD family nutrient uptake outer membrane protein, which translates to MKMKSIYYYMLAGLTLSTSGCSSWLSEDDAPVMSYDYYETEAGVNAAITAAYGFLRWGVGGERFNVLTELGTDLFTEGEDGSNRESYNKYATQLNPDDGILYEMWENHYKGISDANIAMQKILDSQDLLESVKIQSYAEMQFIRAYLYFDLVQQFGRIPLVTEGSFEIRTDFKRAPVADIYNVIISDLRNAAENLPEKASVLGRATRYSAAHLLAKVYLTRGSAVKDARGQKATDMDSTLYYAEQVINSGAYSLQENFSSLWDIKNQGNSETVFAVQFTTEPMFNGDGNKQHLYWLSWYEDQPGMLRDIENGRPFRRHVATKKTMDDLYDRLHDSRFYKSFKWVYYANNVNTLPVWESLSYDGSVYFNPDPSKGQISGQLKFQHGDTAIYYTMEKTGYESNSDDMRKFRANYTYSYFPREMHSIRYFPSLVKYLDPSRPSVSEEKGSREWVRMRLGETYLLAAEAAGRKGDFDKAAEYINVIRKRAAWAEGEQKDQQIWLFEGGVNDTQSTYDALKVSPADLQGDFIEFILNERGRELLGETNRWEDLVRCELLYDWVKKYNPDAIYIKPYHKLRPIPQKHIDRLNPVGELSEEQNEGYY; encoded by the coding sequence ATGAAAATGAAATCTATATATTACTATATGCTGGCAGGCCTGACGCTTTCTACATCAGGTTGCAGCAGTTGGTTAAGCGAAGACGATGCTCCGGTGATGTCGTACGATTATTATGAAACGGAAGCCGGGGTAAATGCCGCCATTACGGCAGCTTACGGTTTCCTCCGCTGGGGAGTCGGCGGTGAACGTTTCAATGTTCTGACCGAATTAGGAACTGACTTGTTTACGGAAGGTGAAGATGGTAGTAACCGTGAATCGTATAATAAATATGCGACACAGCTGAATCCGGACGACGGTATTCTGTATGAGATGTGGGAAAACCATTACAAAGGGATTAGTGATGCCAATATCGCCATGCAGAAGATTCTGGATTCCCAAGACTTGTTGGAAAGTGTGAAAATACAAAGTTATGCCGAAATGCAATTTATCCGTGCTTATTTATATTTTGATTTGGTGCAACAGTTCGGACGTATTCCTTTGGTAACGGAAGGTAGTTTCGAGATTCGGACGGATTTCAAGCGTGCTCCGGTTGCAGATATTTATAATGTCATCATCAGTGATTTGCGTAATGCTGCCGAAAATTTACCGGAGAAGGCTTCGGTTTTGGGACGTGCCACACGGTATTCAGCTGCCCATCTGTTAGCGAAGGTTTATCTGACTCGTGGCAGTGCGGTCAAGGATGCGCGTGGTCAGAAAGCGACGGATATGGACAGTACGCTTTATTATGCAGAGCAAGTGATCAACAGTGGGGCTTACTCTCTGCAAGAAAACTTCTCCTCTCTGTGGGATATCAAGAATCAGGGGAATTCCGAGACCGTGTTTGCCGTGCAGTTTACAACAGAGCCTATGTTCAATGGAGATGGTAACAAACAGCATCTTTATTGGTTGTCTTGGTATGAAGACCAGCCCGGTATGTTGCGTGACATTGAAAATGGTCGTCCGTTCCGCCGTCATGTGGCTACCAAGAAGACTATGGATGATCTGTACGACCGGCTGCATGATTCTCGTTTCTACAAGAGTTTCAAGTGGGTATATTATGCCAATAATGTGAATACCTTGCCTGTTTGGGAATCCCTGTCTTATGACGGCTCTGTTTACTTCAATCCGGATCCTTCAAAAGGACAGATTTCCGGTCAGCTGAAATTCCAGCATGGCGATACGGCTATTTATTATACGATGGAAAAGACCGGATATGAATCGAACAGTGATGATATGCGTAAATTCCGTGCCAACTATACTTATTCTTATTTCCCTCGCGAAATGCACTCGATCCGTTATTTCCCGTCATTGGTGAAATATCTTGATCCGAGCCGTCCTTCCGTATCCGAAGAAAAGGGATCTCGCGAATGGGTGCGTATGCGCTTGGGAGAAACATATCTGTTGGCTGCGGAAGCTGCTGGCCGTAAAGGAGATTTCGACAAAGCTGCTGAATATATCAATGTGATCCGCAAGCGTGCCGCTTGGGCTGAAGGTGAGCAGAAAGACCAACAGATCTGGCTTTTCGAAGGTGGAGTGAACGATACGCAGAGCACGTATGACGCATTGAAAGTTTCCCCCGCCGACCTGCAGGGTGATTTTATCGAATTTATCCTGAACGAACGTGGGCGTGAATTGTTGGGAGAGACCAACCGTTGGGAAGACTTGGTTCGTTGTGAACTGTTGTATGACTGGGTGAAGAAATACAATCCGGATGCAATCTACATCAAACCGTATCACAAACTTCGTCCTATCCCGCAGAAACACATCGACCGTTTGAACCCTGTCGGCGAACTCAGCGAAGAACAGAATGAAGGTTACTATTGA